A single Bos mutus isolate GX-2022 chromosome 16, NWIPB_WYAK_1.1, whole genome shotgun sequence DNA region contains:
- the ASCL5 gene encoding achaete-scute homolog 5 — protein sequence MNEDFCRALAARRPAAAPECLPLGIGPPPRPAPPAGAEPLGAVPFLLYPGAAGPPYCDAYAAAFPGAPFPGALGACDYPFEPAFIQKRNERERQRVRCVNEGYARLRGHLPGALAEKRLSKVETLRAAIRYIKHLQELLSAAPDGAAPREPRAAPSLVPDSAEPSCGSSSPFFESEECSH from the coding sequence ATGAACGAAGATTTCTGCCGGGCGCTGGCGGCCCGCCGGCCCGCAGCGGCTCCCGAGTGCCTGCCGCTGGGCATCGGGCCCCCTCCGCGGCCGGCGCCCCCGGCCGGCGCCGAGCCCCTGGGCGCCGTGCCCTTCCTGCTCTACCCGGGCGCCGCCGGGCCGCCCTACTGCGACGCCTACGCCGCCGCCTTCCCGGGAGCGCCCTTCCCCGGCGCCCTGGGCGCCTGCGACTACCCCTTCGAGCCCGCCTTCATCCAGAAGCGCAATGAGCGCGAGCGCCAGCGCGTCCGCTGCGTCAACGAGGGCTACGCGCGGCTCCGCGGCCACCTGCCCGGCGCCCTGGCTGAGAAGCGGCTCAGTAAGGTGGAGACCCTGCGCGCCGCCATCCGCTACATCAAGCACCTGCAGGAGCTGCTGAGCGCCGCCCCCGACGGCGCCGCGCCCCGCGAGCCCCGGGCGGCGCCCTCCCTGGTGCCCGACTCGGCCGAGCCCTCCTGCGGCTCCTCCTCGCCCTTCTTCGAGTCGGAGGAGTGCAGCCACTGA